In Aedes albopictus strain Foshan chromosome 3, AalbF5, whole genome shotgun sequence, the following are encoded in one genomic region:
- the LOC115266791 gene encoding cysteine-rich venom protein 6-like: protein MKLEVIVVLAMALSCLASDSSSEYDELEASLNIDKTCKHPHEVYDDCGSACEMTCENWQPEPLVCIRKCDPGCFCDSAHIRSNATGLCIPKGKCWTIVKAILNNFAGK from the exons ATGAAATTGGAAGTGATTGTTGTCCTAGCTATGGCACTGTCGTGCCTTGCGTCCGATTCTTCCAGCGAGTATGATGAACTTGAGGCATCATTGAATATCGATAAAA CCTGCAAACATCCGCACGAGGTTTACGACGATTGTGGGTCGGCCTGTGAGATGACATGCGAAAATTGGCAACCGGAACCGCTCGTTTGCATAAGAAAATGTGATCCGGGTTGCTTTTGCGATAGTGCTCACATTCGGAGTAACGCCACTGGCCTTTGCATTCCGAAGGGCAAGTGTTGGACCATCGTCAAGGcaatactgaacaactttgcgggAAAATGA